From one Luteolibacter sp. SL250 genomic stretch:
- a CDS encoding S8 family serine peptidase, whose protein sequence is MAFLPLAGFAGEAEDSLLDAAAKGDAPRIVLALSEAGPDIRDAQGRTPLMLAAQSGDFESVRRLLWGKADARLKDNQGKIARDYLDMKGEAFAPLALILRCHAFCQEYGRPGGKAKHPNLTLVNDLWVDPSHPKLKPLYAVNEAELKGKPGVDDDKNGFIDDVYGWNLRHDEPLRAPQLSIDSSEDTRNYLGGLLRDFDAASSGGDQKTAAILRGSYKNPLIRQIGFDTFANVSIDLNDFAYAAMLHSASHGTHVAGIVANYSDRKARLIGAAIGSSAPTTNRVFDDFGAIVKLAEKTPSYAEFVSLVLDSYRGQAIAQGRRSSDYLRACGAGVVNMSWGWPRTIHENIANAIAAAYKEHGQNPDTIDKPANAQDALVIANLPLELTIAHAAAFALAFHENPDVLIVMAAGNSKENNDELLPSPQYLSRFFPHVMTVASVNDKGTPSAFTNHGVRSVQIAALGERVVSTMLAGLECPMDGTSMASPVVAGTAAGIRADFPNLSATDVRRLLEASVTKSDALATLVSTSGILNPTAARQMASSWSQDNLAMLVEETRRAKVEGRDGPQLNVPFLASGKSGKSPEKGAPRRITAVAGFGKNWRAVMSRGTPFNSQRQLGVGPWPNAEVDKGWKEGLRITSVAGEQGAWNVVMSTGVPGIQSVFGFDLDQTKISTAMEEGYRITGVAGWKNEWVVVMSTETGLGQQRYTLPSPLNDSRKQWIKERWDEGFRITSVGGDDDPKHPDDGWFFVLTKNSGIQEQAYSEPGPWPAAWIAENTEKGFAITAVAGAADHMIVVMSKGTKLTGQDSSPEGSYPVQWIQERW, encoded by the coding sequence TTGGCTTTCCTGCCCTTGGCGGGGTTCGCCGGAGAGGCTGAAGATTCACTCCTGGACGCTGCGGCGAAGGGGGATGCCCCCCGCATCGTCCTCGCGCTGTCGGAGGCAGGGCCGGATATCCGGGATGCCCAAGGGCGCACCCCGCTGATGCTTGCCGCCCAGTCGGGTGACTTCGAATCCGTCCGCCGCCTCCTCTGGGGGAAGGCGGACGCGCGTCTGAAAGACAACCAGGGCAAGATCGCCCGCGACTATCTGGACATGAAGGGAGAGGCCTTCGCCCCGCTGGCACTCATCCTGCGCTGCCATGCCTTCTGCCAGGAATACGGCCGCCCCGGCGGCAAGGCGAAGCACCCGAACCTCACGCTGGTCAACGACCTGTGGGTCGATCCCTCCCACCCGAAGCTCAAACCGCTTTATGCCGTCAACGAGGCGGAATTGAAGGGGAAACCCGGCGTGGATGACGACAAGAATGGCTTCATCGATGATGTCTATGGCTGGAACCTGCGCCATGACGAGCCGCTCCGCGCGCCCCAGCTCTCCATTGATTCCTCCGAAGACACGCGCAACTACCTGGGCGGGCTGCTGAGGGATTTCGACGCGGCTTCCTCCGGCGGTGACCAGAAGACCGCCGCCATTCTCCGCGGCAGTTACAAGAACCCGCTCATCCGCCAGATCGGCTTCGACACCTTCGCCAACGTCAGCATCGACCTCAACGACTTCGCCTACGCGGCGATGCTCCACTCCGCCTCCCACGGCACCCACGTGGCCGGCATCGTGGCGAACTACAGCGACCGGAAGGCCCGCCTCATCGGCGCGGCCATCGGTTCGTCAGCGCCGACGACCAACCGGGTGTTCGATGACTTCGGGGCCATCGTGAAGCTTGCGGAAAAAACACCGAGCTATGCGGAGTTCGTCTCCCTGGTGCTGGACAGCTACCGTGGCCAGGCCATCGCGCAGGGACGCCGCTCCTCCGACTATCTCCGCGCCTGTGGTGCCGGTGTGGTGAACATGAGCTGGGGTTGGCCGCGCACGATCCACGAGAACATCGCGAACGCCATCGCCGCCGCCTACAAAGAGCATGGCCAGAACCCGGATACCATCGACAAGCCCGCCAACGCCCAGGATGCCCTGGTCATCGCGAACCTGCCGCTGGAGCTGACCATCGCCCATGCCGCCGCGTTCGCTCTGGCGTTCCATGAAAACCCGGATGTCCTCATCGTGATGGCGGCGGGCAACTCGAAGGAGAACAACGACGAGCTGCTGCCATCCCCGCAATATCTGTCCCGTTTCTTTCCGCACGTGATGACCGTCGCCTCGGTCAATGACAAGGGAACCCCGTCCGCATTCACGAACCACGGTGTCCGTTCCGTGCAGATCGCCGCGCTGGGTGAGCGGGTGGTTTCCACCATGCTCGCCGGTCTGGAGTGCCCGATGGACGGCACCTCGATGGCTTCTCCGGTGGTGGCCGGCACCGCCGCCGGGATCCGCGCGGATTTCCCGAACCTCTCCGCGACCGACGTCCGGCGTCTGCTGGAAGCCTCCGTCACCAAGTCGGACGCGCTGGCCACGCTCGTGTCCACCTCCGGGATCCTGAACCCGACGGCCGCCCGCCAGATGGCTTCCTCCTGGAGCCAGGACAACCTCGCCATGCTGGTGGAGGAAACCCGCCGCGCGAAAGTGGAAGGCCGGGACGGCCCGCAGCTCAATGTCCCGTTCCTGGCCAGCGGCAAGTCCGGCAAGAGTCCGGAAAAGGGCGCCCCGCGCCGCATCACCGCCGTGGCGGGCTTCGGCAAGAACTGGAGGGCGGTCATGTCCCGCGGCACCCCGTTCAACAGCCAGCGGCAGCTTGGCGTCGGGCCATGGCCCAACGCGGAGGTGGACAAAGGCTGGAAGGAAGGCCTCCGCATCACCTCCGTCGCAGGTGAACAGGGGGCGTGGAACGTCGTCATGAGCACCGGCGTCCCGGGCATCCAGTCCGTGTTCGGTTTCGACCTCGACCAAACGAAGATCTCCACCGCCATGGAGGAAGGTTACCGCATCACCGGTGTGGCCGGGTGGAAGAACGAGTGGGTCGTCGTGATGAGTACGGAGACCGGGCTTGGCCAGCAACGCTACACCCTCCCGTCCCCGCTCAATGACAGCCGCAAGCAGTGGATCAAGGAACGCTGGGATGAAGGGTTCCGGATCACATCCGTCGGCGGCGACGATGATCCGAAGCATCCGGATGACGGTTGGTTCTTCGTCCTCACGAAGAACTCCGGCATCCAGGAGCAGGCCTACTCGGAGCCCGGCCCGTGGCCCGCCGCATGGATCGCGGAGAACACGGAGAAAGGCTTTGCCATCACCGCCGTCGCGGGGGCGGCGGACCACATGATCGTCGTCATGTCGAAGGGGACGAAGCTGACCGGCCAGGACAGCTCCCCGGAAGGCAGCTACCCCGTCCAGTGGATCCAGGAACGCTGGTGA
- a CDS encoding murein L,D-transpeptidase family protein — protein MKTPWLLPVLLIPCFGQCEDKPRQRPDFVPADVRLSSHPRAAAAAARVRPTLERDLWEKDMRLGEQVFLRAFKEERVLEIFVKRRAAEKFELYRSYHVAGTSGSLGPKLAEGDGQVPEGFYYTGLNSLNPDSMYHLSFNIGYPNAYDRFHQRTGSHIMIHGNNISIGCLAMTDEKIEEIYTIVDAALRNGQPFVRVHVFPFRMTEERMARATENPNKPFWDNLREGHDLFEKSSIPPEADVEQGRYAFKDAVAGPAGQ, from the coding sequence TTGAAAACTCCGTGGCTTCTCCCCGTACTCCTCATCCCCTGCTTCGGGCAGTGCGAGGACAAGCCGCGCCAACGCCCTGACTTCGTGCCGGCGGATGTCCGTCTCTCCAGCCACCCCAGGGCCGCCGCTGCGGCTGCGCGGGTGCGCCCCACGCTCGAAAGGGACCTGTGGGAAAAGGACATGCGTCTGGGGGAGCAGGTCTTTCTCCGGGCGTTCAAGGAAGAGCGCGTGCTGGAGATCTTTGTGAAGAGGAGGGCGGCGGAGAAGTTCGAGCTGTACCGCAGCTACCATGTCGCGGGCACATCCGGCTCACTGGGGCCGAAGCTGGCGGAGGGCGACGGCCAGGTTCCGGAGGGCTTCTACTACACCGGGTTGAATTCGCTCAACCCGGACAGCATGTACCACCTGTCCTTCAACATCGGCTACCCGAACGCCTACGACAGGTTCCACCAGCGTACGGGCAGCCACATCATGATCCACGGCAACAACATCTCCATCGGCTGCCTGGCGATGACGGACGAGAAGATCGAGGAGATCTACACCATAGTGGATGCCGCCCTGCGCAACGGGCAGCCGTTCGTCCGCGTCCATGTGTTTCCGTTCCGCATGACGGAGGAACGCATGGCACGTGCGACGGAAAATCCCAACAAGCCGTTCTGGGACAACCTCCGGGAAGGGCACGATCTCTTTGAGAAGAGCAGCATTCCGCCTGAAGCGGATGTGGAACAGGGACGCTATGCTTTCAAGGATGCCGTTGCCGGTCCGGCAGGACAATGA
- a CDS encoding peptidylprolyl isomerase, whose protein sequence is MTHKARLTLCAAFLAYLAGDFFLFNGPLNRAVVQTFSPDTPQALEKARREGVVARVGSRQISRSQLERATFERLALEGRTFADLSPEEQKAARKAALEELIETELLLAEMNAAGQPAEVPAAEIDERLARLTARFGGDKAALEAAMKAQGIPTEKDLRDRLASQVRIGKYLASRITITPPTEEEAKKWFAAHEKDLALPERVEARHMFIPTLQTEPEEAKKKLEEGLAQLTAKQTNFPKLAKELSQDPATKEDGGYLGWMSRARLSPDLAEPMFSLPVGQPTLVRSRLGWHLVEIMTRKGSEPRSFDDAKAEVLSALESVKRRDAVKAYRGKMRASATVPIRILESELEPAPAPAPAPAPAPAPAPAPAPAPAPAPAPAPAPAPAPAPAPAPAPAPAPAPAPAPAPAPAPAPAPAPAPAPAPAPAPAPAPAPAPAAPKQ, encoded by the coding sequence ATGACCCACAAAGCCCGCCTCACCCTCTGCGCCGCATTCCTCGCCTATCTGGCGGGGGATTTTTTCCTCTTCAACGGCCCGTTGAACCGGGCGGTCGTCCAGACATTCAGCCCGGACACCCCGCAAGCGCTCGAAAAGGCGCGCAGGGAAGGCGTGGTCGCCAGGGTGGGCAGCCGGCAGATTTCCCGCAGCCAGCTCGAGCGGGCCACCTTCGAGCGGCTGGCTCTGGAGGGCAGGACCTTCGCCGACCTTTCCCCGGAGGAACAGAAGGCCGCGCGCAAGGCGGCCCTGGAGGAATTGATCGAAACCGAGCTGCTGCTTGCGGAAATGAACGCTGCCGGCCAGCCCGCCGAAGTACCCGCCGCTGAGATCGACGAACGGTTGGCACGGCTGACCGCCCGTTTCGGAGGGGACAAGGCGGCGCTCGAAGCAGCGATGAAAGCCCAGGGCATCCCCACCGAGAAAGATCTCCGGGATCGCCTGGCCTCACAGGTCCGGATCGGGAAATACCTCGCCTCCCGGATCACCATCACCCCGCCGACCGAGGAAGAAGCGAAAAAGTGGTTCGCCGCGCATGAGAAGGACCTCGCCCTGCCGGAGCGGGTGGAGGCCCGCCACATGTTCATCCCCACCCTCCAGACCGAGCCGGAAGAGGCGAAAAAGAAATTGGAGGAAGGACTTGCCCAACTGACGGCGAAGCAAACGAACTTCCCCAAGCTGGCGAAGGAACTCAGCCAGGACCCGGCAACCAAAGAGGATGGCGGCTATCTGGGCTGGATGAGCCGTGCACGGCTCTCCCCTGATCTGGCGGAACCCATGTTCTCGCTGCCGGTGGGGCAGCCCACCCTCGTGCGTTCCCGGCTGGGATGGCACCTGGTGGAAATCATGACCCGGAAAGGATCCGAGCCGCGGTCCTTCGATGATGCGAAGGCCGAGGTCCTCTCCGCCCTGGAGTCCGTGAAACGCCGCGACGCGGTGAAGGCCTACCGCGGGAAAATGAGAGCCTCCGCGACGGTTCCGATCCGGATCCTTGAATCGGAACTGGAACCTGCACCTGCACCTGCACCTGCACCTGCACCTGCACCTGCACCTGCACCTGCACCCGCACCCGCACCCGCACCCGCACCCGCACCCGCACCCGCACCCGCACCCGCACCCGCACCCGCACCCGCACCCGCACCCGCACCCGCACCCGCACCCGCACCCGCACCCGCACCCGCACCCGCACCTGCACCTGCACCTGCACCTGCACCTGCACCTGCACCTGCACCTGCACCTGCACCTGCACCCGCACCCGCACCCGCTGCTCCCAAGCAATAG
- a CDS encoding L,D-transpeptidase translates to MLRLTLLAVFSGLTAFTTAQPVPEPNPVLKALPAEGDPNAPSKAAPATAALDGPLPAAEGKPTGDDAVRLQIFLDQNHFGPGIVDGKAGRFTELAVLAWNEVNGHASDDWHAVMEAARKAVPNPFATAVVPDSVKDWVDPNLSTSRSEQAKKKRMSYRSIAEFMSERYHCDVPYLIALNPGKKIYSLKARDSIVVPNVTPFHAEALAETKFEADPNLSARHVVVDTKINQVRIFEATPVALIVADPDNPNAAPVPRRGNKGLVASFPITPGKPQFIRFGTWELKNMVVLPWWRYDESFLKTGKRSSNALMIPAGPNSPVGVIWCGTSRSGIGMHGTSDPETIGRARSAGCIRLANWDAIRLPNIIRPGSTVEIR, encoded by the coding sequence ATGTTGAGACTCACCCTGCTCGCCGTCTTCTCCGGCCTCACCGCATTCACCACCGCGCAGCCGGTCCCGGAACCGAACCCGGTGCTGAAAGCGCTGCCCGCCGAGGGCGACCCGAACGCCCCATCCAAGGCCGCTCCGGCCACCGCCGCGCTGGACGGCCCGCTGCCCGCCGCCGAAGGGAAACCGACCGGCGACGACGCGGTGCGCCTCCAGATTTTCCTCGACCAGAACCACTTCGGCCCGGGCATCGTGGATGGCAAGGCCGGCCGCTTCACCGAGCTGGCTGTGCTTGCCTGGAACGAAGTCAACGGCCACGCGTCCGACGACTGGCACGCGGTGATGGAGGCCGCCCGCAAGGCCGTCCCGAATCCCTTCGCAACGGCCGTGGTGCCGGACTCCGTCAAGGATTGGGTGGATCCCAACCTGTCCACGTCCCGCAGCGAACAGGCGAAGAAGAAACGCATGTCCTACCGCAGCATCGCCGAGTTCATGTCAGAGCGCTATCACTGCGATGTTCCCTACCTCATCGCCCTCAACCCCGGCAAAAAGATCTATTCCCTCAAGGCACGGGACAGCATCGTGGTGCCGAACGTGACCCCGTTCCATGCCGAAGCCCTCGCCGAAACGAAATTCGAGGCGGATCCGAACCTGAGTGCCCGCCATGTGGTGGTGGACACCAAGATCAACCAGGTGCGCATCTTCGAGGCCACGCCGGTCGCCCTCATCGTCGCGGATCCTGACAACCCGAACGCGGCCCCGGTCCCCAGACGCGGAAACAAGGGTCTGGTCGCCTCTTTCCCCATCACTCCGGGCAAACCCCAGTTCATCCGCTTCGGCACCTGGGAGCTGAAGAACATGGTCGTCCTTCCGTGGTGGCGCTATGATGAGTCCTTCCTTAAAACCGGCAAGCGCAGCTCCAACGCCCTCATGATCCCGGCGGGTCCCAACAGCCCGGTGGGCGTGATCTGGTGTGGCACCAGCCGCTCTGGCATCGGCATGCACGGCACCTCCGACCCGGAAACCATCGGCCGGGCACGCAGCGCGGGCTGCATCCGCCTGGCGAACTGGGACGCCATCCGCCTGCCCAACATCATCCGCCCGGGCAGCACGGTGGAGATCCGCTGA
- the hflX gene encoding GTPase HflX, with product MFEVRQKPDMVERALLVRLYFDPREETESESLLAELGELVRTLGIEVVESVLARSREMHKKFLCGTGKADEIVALAKAHECDVIVFDNALYPSQQREWEKLADLCVIDREEVILDIFAKRAQTKEARLQVELARMQYALPRLARMWGHLDREGAGSGGAAGGGASRGMGEKQIEIDRRLAHLTIDRAKRELEAVRKQRKTQRKERERLETPHAAIVGYTNAGKSTLLNQLSGAEVLAKDMLFATLDTTTRRIELPDGQPLLLTDTVGFVRNLPHRLVEAFKATLEEAVLADFLIHVLDATAPEIHRFHDTTLEVLKELGAEDKRVVTVLNKIDAVTDPEALAELRLKFPDAIHASARSGMGMEEILKACTRELADRVRRQHYRIPQHRADLVSLLHRDAKVLSTDYEGDDILVSAVVPAAISGRLESFSTAPV from the coding sequence ATGTTCGAGGTCAGACAGAAACCCGATATGGTCGAGCGCGCCCTGCTGGTGCGCCTCTATTTCGACCCGCGCGAAGAAACGGAATCGGAATCGCTGCTCGCGGAGCTGGGGGAGTTGGTGCGTACGCTCGGCATCGAGGTGGTGGAGTCCGTCCTCGCGCGCAGCCGGGAGATGCACAAGAAGTTCCTCTGCGGCACCGGCAAGGCGGATGAGATCGTCGCACTGGCGAAGGCCCACGAGTGCGATGTCATCGTCTTCGACAACGCGCTCTACCCATCCCAGCAGCGGGAGTGGGAGAAGCTGGCGGACCTTTGCGTGATCGACCGCGAGGAGGTCATCCTGGATATTTTCGCGAAGCGGGCACAGACGAAGGAAGCCCGCCTGCAGGTGGAACTGGCGCGGATGCAGTACGCGCTTCCGCGCCTGGCCCGGATGTGGGGACACCTTGACCGCGAGGGCGCGGGCTCCGGTGGTGCCGCTGGCGGCGGGGCCTCCCGGGGCATGGGTGAGAAGCAGATCGAAATCGACCGCCGTCTGGCCCACCTCACCATCGACCGCGCGAAGCGCGAGCTGGAAGCCGTGCGCAAACAACGGAAGACCCAGCGCAAGGAACGCGAGCGACTGGAAACACCCCATGCCGCCATCGTCGGCTACACGAACGCCGGAAAATCGACGCTGCTCAACCAACTGAGCGGCGCCGAAGTGCTGGCGAAGGACATGCTTTTCGCCACCTTGGACACCACCACCCGGCGCATCGAGCTGCCGGACGGCCAGCCGTTGCTGCTCACCGACACGGTTGGCTTCGTCCGCAACCTGCCGCACCGGCTGGTGGAGGCGTTCAAGGCCACGTTGGAGGAGGCGGTGCTGGCGGACTTCCTGATCCACGTGCTGGATGCGACCGCCCCTGAGATCCACCGCTTCCACGACACCACCCTGGAGGTGCTCAAGGAATTGGGCGCGGAGGACAAGCGGGTGGTCACGGTTCTGAACAAGATCGACGCCGTCACCGATCCCGAGGCGCTGGCGGAACTCCGGCTGAAGTTCCCGGATGCCATCCACGCATCCGCCCGCAGCGGTATGGGCATGGAGGAGATCCTGAAAGCCTGCACGCGTGAACTGGCGGACCGCGTGCGCAGGCAGCACTACCGCATCCCCCAGCACCGGGCGGATCTGGTGAGCCTCCTGCACCGGGACGCCAAGGTGCTCTCCACCGACTATGAGGGGGATGACATCCTGGTCAGCGCCGTGGTCCCCGCCGCCATCTCCGGCCGTCTGGAATCTTTCTCCACCGCCCCCGTCTAA
- the lysS gene encoding lysine--tRNA ligase, translated as MSEAAPQQPQSTEAELIAVRREKLAKLRELGVDPYGARFETTTTPEALRAEFVEGVQVKVAGRLTAIRDMGKSIFFQLADVHGSIQGYLGIKGLSEEKAAAWKCLDRGDWIGIEGETFITRTGEPTIKVGDFTVLSKALRPMPDKWHGVADREIKYRKRHLDLMGNEESAKLFVTRSLMLAEIRRFFQDRGFLEVETPMLQDVAGGAAARPFETFHNALGMPLTMRIAPELFLKRLLVGGFTKIFELNRNFRNEGISRRHNPEFTMLEAYWAFSDFKEMADLVEEMTCHLAEKFCGGLKIEHKDEEGNVTRTIDLSRPWKRARYDDLIAGAAGADFFTITPEGRRQRCEELGVQISPEMEDHEVIQQVFEKLVEEKTFDPCFVTHVASELVPLAKVSPGGKTVEVYELIINGQEISPGYSELNDPDVQRERLEVQSGEETHKIDYDFIETLEHGMPPAGGIGIGIDRLVMMLTGAPTIRDVVLFPLLKRKE; from the coding sequence ATGAGCGAAGCCGCCCCGCAGCAGCCCCAATCCACCGAAGCCGAACTGATCGCCGTCCGTCGTGAGAAACTGGCGAAACTGCGCGAGTTGGGCGTGGACCCGTATGGTGCGCGCTTTGAGACCACCACCACACCGGAAGCCCTCCGTGCGGAATTCGTGGAAGGTGTGCAGGTCAAGGTCGCCGGCCGTCTCACGGCCATCCGGGACATGGGGAAGTCCATCTTCTTCCAGCTTGCGGACGTGCACGGTTCCATCCAAGGCTATTTGGGCATCAAAGGCTTGAGCGAGGAAAAGGCGGCCGCCTGGAAGTGCCTGGACCGCGGCGACTGGATCGGCATCGAGGGGGAAACCTTCATCACCCGGACCGGGGAGCCGACCATCAAGGTCGGCGACTTCACCGTGCTTTCCAAGGCGCTGCGCCCCATGCCGGACAAGTGGCATGGGGTCGCCGACCGTGAGATCAAATACCGCAAGCGCCACCTCGATCTGATGGGCAACGAGGAGAGCGCGAAGCTGTTCGTGACCCGCTCGCTGATGCTGGCGGAGATCCGCCGTTTCTTCCAGGACCGCGGTTTCCTCGAAGTGGAGACGCCGATGCTGCAGGACGTCGCCGGTGGAGCCGCGGCCCGCCCGTTCGAGACCTTCCACAACGCGCTCGGCATGCCGCTGACCATGCGGATCGCCCCGGAGTTGTTCCTGAAGCGTCTGCTGGTCGGTGGATTCACCAAAATTTTCGAACTCAACCGGAACTTCCGCAACGAGGGCATCTCCCGCCGCCACAATCCGGAGTTCACCATGCTGGAGGCCTACTGGGCCTTCTCCGACTTCAAGGAAATGGCGGATCTGGTTGAGGAAATGACCTGCCATCTCGCGGAAAAGTTCTGCGGAGGCCTGAAGATCGAGCACAAGGATGAGGAGGGCAACGTCACCCGCACCATCGACCTCAGCCGTCCGTGGAAGCGCGCGCGCTATGATGATCTCATCGCCGGTGCCGCCGGTGCGGACTTCTTCACCATCACACCGGAAGGCCGCCGCCAGCGCTGCGAGGAACTGGGCGTGCAGATCTCCCCGGAGATGGAGGACCATGAGGTGATCCAGCAGGTGTTCGAGAAGCTGGTGGAGGAGAAGACCTTCGACCCGTGCTTCGTCACCCACGTCGCCAGCGAGCTGGTGCCGCTGGCGAAGGTCTCACCGGGCGGAAAGACCGTGGAGGTCTATGAACTCATCATCAACGGCCAGGAGATTTCCCCCGGCTACTCGGAACTCAATGACCCCGACGTCCAGCGGGAGCGCCTGGAGGTCCAGTCCGGTGAGGAGACCCACAAGATCGACTATGACTTCATCGAGACACTGGAGCACGGCATGCCACCCGCGGGCGGCATCGGCATCGGCATCGACCGTCTGGTGATGATGCTGACCGGCGCACCGACCATCCGCGACGTGGTGCTGTTCCCGCTGCTGAAGCGGAAGGAGTAA
- a CDS encoding metallophosphoesterase, with amino-acid sequence MPRIAILSDIHANLPALTAVLEEVRKSGITEIYFGGDTVGYAAKAEECVDLVRHHGGRSVLGNHDYYTNAVVANEENIPGGNGWTHNPVWAGVVHAARTLSPDNARWLADLPGYMEVPGGILSHASLHFAETWPYLHTSGDAAPTMDILEEKGYGIGFFGHTHQQTFFTRRSAAGVIAKRVDYSKILLPEGAVCAVLVGSVGQPRDLDERAAWITWDSDTRIVEFRRTPYPALETARQILEARLPEISAMRLLDESTAKRLLRH; translated from the coding sequence ATGCCGAGAATCGCGATTCTGTCTGACATCCACGCAAATTTACCGGCCCTGACCGCGGTCCTGGAAGAGGTGCGGAAGTCCGGGATCACGGAGATCTATTTCGGGGGTGACACGGTGGGGTATGCCGCAAAGGCGGAGGAGTGCGTGGACCTGGTGCGCCACCATGGCGGGCGCAGTGTCCTAGGCAACCATGACTACTATACGAACGCCGTGGTCGCGAATGAGGAGAACATCCCCGGCGGCAACGGCTGGACACACAATCCCGTGTGGGCGGGGGTGGTCCATGCCGCACGTACCCTGAGCCCGGACAATGCCCGCTGGCTGGCGGACCTGCCCGGCTACATGGAGGTTCCCGGCGGCATCCTCAGCCATGCCTCCCTCCACTTCGCCGAGACCTGGCCCTACCTGCATACTTCCGGGGACGCGGCGCCCACCATGGATATTCTGGAAGAGAAGGGCTACGGCATCGGCTTCTTCGGCCATACCCACCAGCAGACGTTCTTCACCCGCCGGTCGGCGGCCGGGGTCATCGCAAAGCGGGTGGACTATTCAAAGATCCTGCTGCCGGAAGGTGCGGTCTGCGCGGTGCTGGTCGGCTCCGTCGGCCAGCCTCGCGATCTGGACGAGCGGGCGGCATGGATCACCTGGGACTCGGACACACGCATCGTCGAGTTCCGCCGGACGCCCTACCCCGCGCTGGAGACGGCACGCCAGATCCTGGAAGCACGCCTGCCGGAAATCTCCGCCATGCGCCTGCTGGATGAGTCCACCGCCAAGCGGTTGCTGAGGCACTGA
- the rplU gene encoding 50S ribosomal protein L21, translating into MAYAVIKTGGKQYRVQQGDKLDVEKLDAEVDSEITFDEILLVGEGDSVKIGSPSVAGASVTAKVVSQFRGPKGVAFKFKRRKGFHKTIGFRRALTRLEITSIAG; encoded by the coding sequence ATGGCCTACGCAGTGATCAAAACCGGCGGTAAGCAATACCGCGTCCAACAAGGCGACAAACTCGACGTCGAGAAGCTCGACGCCGAAGTCGATTCCGAAATCACCTTCGACGAGATCCTTCTCGTTGGCGAAGGCGACAGCGTGAAAATCGGCTCCCCGTCGGTTGCCGGCGCTTCCGTCACCGCAAAGGTCGTCAGCCAGTTCCGTGGCCCGAAAGGCGTTGCTTTCAAGTTCAAGCGCCGCAAAGGTTTCCACAAGACCATCGGTTTCCGCCGTGCCCTCACCCGCCTCGAGATCACCTCGATCGCAGGCTAA
- the rpmA gene encoding 50S ribosomal protein L27, whose translation MAHKKGQGSVKNGRDSRSKRLGVKKFGSQAVIAGNILIRQRGTKVHPGVGVGIGRDHTLFALVDGRVSFDREGRRVNVVAAAAN comes from the coding sequence ATGGCCCATAAAAAAGGACAAGGTTCCGTCAAGAACGGACGCGACTCCCGCAGCAAGCGCCTCGGCGTGAAAAAGTTCGGCAGCCAAGCCGTCATCGCCGGTAACATCCTCATCCGCCAGCGCGGAACGAAGGTGCACCCGGGTGTCGGTGTCGGCATCGGCCGCGACCACACGCTCTTCGCCCTCGTCGATGGCCGCGTTTCCTTCGACCGCGAAGGCCGCCGCGTGAACGTCGTCGCAGCCGCAGCGAACTGA
- a CDS encoding DUF4254 domain-containing protein has translation MMKFDPNEIAALQLDLTARWHEVDPAATGDGFLLLVQENHQRNFQLWHEEDIARRDDLGSERVHQAKRAIDRYNQERNNFIEKMDEVLVRELEPAESGVPRNSETPGMIIDRLSILALKDFHMNEETERTDVDDTHRSNCSAKLARIRLQRSDLTQSLSELLYDVAAGRRTFGVYYQFKMYNDPALNPQLYGAAAKA, from the coding sequence ATGATGAAATTCGATCCCAACGAAATCGCCGCCCTCCAGCTCGATCTCACCGCCCGCTGGCACGAAGTCGATCCCGCCGCCACCGGCGACGGATTCCTCCTGTTGGTGCAGGAAAATCATCAACGGAACTTCCAGCTCTGGCACGAGGAAGACATCGCCCGCCGGGATGACCTGGGATCCGAACGGGTCCACCAGGCGAAGCGCGCCATCGACCGCTACAACCAGGAGCGGAACAACTTCATCGAAAAAATGGACGAGGTGCTGGTCCGCGAGCTGGAACCCGCGGAGTCCGGCGTCCCCCGCAACTCGGAGACTCCCGGCATGATCATCGACCGGCTTTCCATCCTCGCCCTCAAGGATTTCCACATGAATGAGGAAACAGAGCGGACGGATGTCGACGACACCCACCGCTCGAACTGCTCCGCAAAGCTGGCCCGCATCCGCCTCCAGCGCTCCGACCTGACGCAGAGCCTGTCGGAACTGCTCTACGATGTGGCCGCCGGACGGCGGACCTTCGGCGTCTATTACCAGTTCAAGATGTACAACGACCCGGCGCTCAATCCGCAGCTCTACGGAGCGGCGGCAAAGGCGTAA